The genomic window TTCTTTAGAAAATTATTTCACATATACAGGGGGGTGTCCATCGCCTCTCCTTTGCAAGTCTAGatcagcttttgtttttattaaatcttttcaaaGAAAACCTACAGGTTTTGCCTCTGTCCACTGAAGGCACCGGAAATTATTACAACATTGATCCCCTTAGCTGCTCAGTCTGAGCTTCCAGGCTTCATCTCTACTCCACGACATTGACCTCCATTTCCTTGTGAGGCGCTAGGAGGTCCTCTGTCAAGCCCCCTCCTTCACCCTGCTCCATGGCTTCCTGTGACTGGGAGGTTGTGGGACTAGAGTCTGCAAGGGGCTCATCCATGGGTTCAACTTGGTCAAGGACTAATTTGTCACTGTCTTTCACAGTTTCACTGCTTATGGCTTTTTGGTTGTCCTGGAGAAAGAAACAGAACGCTAAaatatgagaagaaaaaaacagctctcCTGTCTACTAAGGTCTCTTGATTTAGTTTCTTAAAAGTTGTAACTTCACATCTATGCAGATTTTGACATCTCTCTATTAAGACAGGTCAAGGAACCAATAAATTGCCTTAATGGGAGGCTTTACTACTGTGTGCACATAATTTCTTGGATCAAATTAATATCACAGGTTTAGAGTCAAGGGGACTTTACAAAACTAGCACCATCTTCAACTGAGCGGTGATCTTTATACTGGTGTGGCCTTACAGCAACGTGTTACTGCCTCTGGGAGATACTGTACCATTCTCACAGAGACTGACAGTGGCTGAGGGGCATGCTCTACCTTCACGCCGAGTGCAGCGTCCTCCTGGCTGGAGTTGAGAATCAGGGCGCTGTCCTCATTGGCGGCCCCCTCCTCTCGCAGCTCCATAGCCTCCCCCAGCTCTGTGGCCCCCAGCTCTGCTGGATGCCCCTTCACTCGCTGATGCTCCTCCTCCAGCTGCCTCTTCAGCTCCTTCTCCTGCTCCAGCCGAGCCGCTATGACGTCCGGCAGCGTGGCCCGGGGAGCCCCCTCTCCACCCACCGGCTGGGAGAGAGGGGTGCAGGCAACAGGACATGAGGGCGCAGGTTAAGAGAGTTCTAACTTACCAGCACTAGCCATGTTATTACTAGGGTTGTAACAGTTAATTTCGTTAAGACACTTGGTTTCTAAAACAGCAATGCCAAGCTCTATTTTACAGTAATACATAACATCCAACTAATCAAATCCAACaagcataataaaaacagtatacaCAACTGTTGCAAGAGTTGTTTCGTGCACTGCGGTGAGATTCACATTTGAAACGTCGTAAAGTTTGACCAAATCAAAACAGGGGCAAGGCCGCGTCTCGAAGCAGCAGAATTCCCAGCCGTGTGAAGCGATCTCCCTCCCCTCTAGACTCACCTCGTCGTGCTCCTTGGGTTCTGGAGATTCCTGATCCGGTTTCAGGTTCGCCTCCAGGACAGTCATGATGGACCTGGGAATGTGGGCTTGCTGCAGAGGCAGAGAAACGCCAGCGTCATTCTGCTGCTAAACCGTGCGCTTCCAAAAGAGAACAACACTCCAGACGAACACGTACTTTGTGATACTTTTTGGTTTCGGGTTTGAAACTGGACAGTAATTGTGGCAAAACACGTACAGTGCTGTTGAATGTGTGGACTATTTAGGTATGCAAGTCATGGGcagaaaaattcaaaagggcaggAGAGACCTTCCATGAACATGTATCTAGACAGGCAATGTATTGCAGGTTATTTATGAATGACCCTCTGTAACCAAGCCCCTGTGTGCAGTGTACCTGGTGAAGGAGTGGTCCTGTACCCGAGCCCCTGTGTGTAGTGTACCTGGTGAAGGAGCGGTCCTGTACCGGAGCCCCTGTGTGTAGTGTACCTGGTGTGGGGTGAAGGAGTGGACGTGGACCAGCAGGGGGTCCCTCAGCTCCGGACACTTGTCGAAAACACTGCTGAGCTGGGGAGGGGGGAGCTGCAGCAGCACTGCGAACGACTGGGGCTTCGTCCGCTGGCAGCACTTTATAAAGCCCTCCCAAACCTTGGGGTACTTCCACACCTGcgggaaaacaattaaaaaaccttTTTAAGAGACACTTCAAAAACAGGTATACAGAAAGATAACCatgtatttatccatttattcagcgtttgccAGGCGCGTCAggttcagtttattttcacaagtgccgtttaaaatatttgttttcagggtaaaacaggtttaaaaaggcattgaatcgcaaaaggacactcagtactgcatctccagccaagccccaccccttgttcgctttatttttcacatacctctttatagacgtgcatactgataaatgctctcctgatcacttgttatatcaccaaactcctcaacaatgtgATCCGAGTctttataacatctcaaaacaaCAAGCAAGCAGGCATCTCTCTCTGGAATCCACGTCTGCCATGCCAAAATGTTTAAgcattgaaaaaacatttaaaaactattaacatTCCCAATTTAACACTAATCGTTTATCATAACACAGCATTTCCAGACAGCATGGCAGCCCTGAAGAAACAGTGTGCATCAGCATTGGTTCCTCTAGCGTCAGTGTGCATCGCCAAGCTGCAGCACAAATGAAGAGTAAAGTCTGGGGTCATGGGGTGGGAGTTGAGGACCGGGGTTGAAAGGTGCCGAGTATGGGGGTACGCGCTGACCTGCTTGATGATGAGGCGGGACAGGATGTTCATGACGAAGCCGCTAAGCCGAGGATACATGGTGAGAGACTGGATGACTGTCCTCATCAGCAGCATGGGAAGCGGGCTCTGCTCCATCAGGTGCTGCATCACCACAGCCAGCACCTCTGACGTGTACACGTTCTTCTCCCCGAAAcacaggtttgtggctgaaaggCACACACAGGTCAACACACCCCACACAGGCACACACTGGGCAGGGCAGGGTGCTCTGTTCATTAAAACGACACAGCAGCACTGAAACTCGCTGCAACCAAGGGAAGAAATATTTACAGCAAGGTTTTGGGTTCTCCCTTAAATAAAGTCTTCCGGCTGCTTTCACAAACCCTGATGAGCACTAATCCTGACCCACCTAACCTAATCAAAGCCAacagggtctatgaaaccaggcAAAAAAGCATGAGATGTTGGGCCACTAAACTGTTTGAAACCGTAATCAATCTAAAACTTAATACAGTCATAACTGATTTCAATTAAATACAAGAGTTGCTGGCCATGATAAAGAATGGGCAGACCTCTGCTCTACAGTAATGATAACTAGATCATTTCtcataatgcatttattttttgctgatttGAAGCTGTCAAATACAATAAATTCAGTAGCCTGACAATGTCAAAATATAAAGCTTTACCCAAGACAGGTTATCAGTCATATACTGACAGATGTcatatttgtttgaaaatcatatatatatagaatacgctacacagacagacactaaaAGCTCACAAATGAAACCAtcagtatatttaaataacattaaaacacacttGTTAGCATGCCTGTATATGAATTCTCAATTATAGAATCTGGGTAAAACTAAGAGACACTTCTTGGTTCTTTACAAGTACAGCCGGTTCCACGAAGTCACAATCTGGGATCCTGCCCTTACCTTTTATAAtactcttcatgtcacacctggTGGAGTCGATGTTGTGCAGGGATACCAGGAGCTCTCCTGGGGTCAAAGGGGACACTGTTGAGCTGCCTTCACCTGGGACAGGAAGGAGAGAAGCGTGTTAACAGTACACCTCAGACCAGACACGGGGGATGGCGTACTGCCGTGGTGCGATGCGAAGTTAGCGCAGTACACGGAAAAGCATGTCTACGCCAATGACGCAGTCTCTCCATTTACAATGTTTTCAAGAAGCTTATACTGGGTGTGAATGTGTTACGCGGTTGTCAGAATTAAACCCGGATTTAAGCATTTTTCTTAGACTCGGAATCTGTGTTTTTGTGGTCTGTGGTTGTAACAGAATTTCCTAATAGATtggttattttaaatttttaccTCCGTTTCCCCCCCCAATttggtgtgcccaattattatctgtatcctcggctcaccgctcacaacccccccgccgactcggggaacagaggctggagcgcgcgtcccccgaaatgtgctcctgtcaatccatcattttacacactgcggatccacagcgaggccaccagacctatagcgtcGGAGACAAGATtcggaggctccactgcagagccacaggcgccctatcggccacaggggggCGCTGATGCGCGgggagccatggattcccctgccaatctacgccctccctacccgggcagcgcttggccaattgtgctccgccccctaggaacccgcggtcacggtcggcaatgacatatgctggactcgaacctgcgatctccaggctatagggcacatcagAGTGACaatacaagaaagaaagaaagaaagaaagaaaggagagttGGACTCACTGTGTTGTGTGCCAAGTAGTCTGTTAAAAACTTCCTTAACCACGACTGGGTTTAACTTGATTAGTTTGGGCAAGGCCTGGATCACTTCTTTCTGTAACAAATCAATGAAAGAATAACAAACCAGGGCCAGTCGTACTTAGGGGACACTACCTCTAAATATactgcatttacaaaataatcCTTGGTAGCACCACAAAAAGGTTCAGAATAATTTGTGTCATCAAATAAGCATGGCTTGCATTACATACCtttgcattataaaacaaacatgaaacattTACATAGATCATGGGAGACAAAACATGAACAAACTGATCAAATTCAGAGGTCACTGCATGTCAAGAAATCGAACTGCAATCTAGTTCCAACACATTtcagagtaaatgttgagaaatgtattgcccagttgatttaggACCCATGCTGTCCAATTAATTTTCAagcaaatgtaatttgtttaaaaacataactcTGCAATAGAAACACCACGGGACACAGCAGAAGCAATGCGTTTCTTGTAACCTGTGCAAGACGCCCTGCAACACTAACCCCCAGAAGAGCCCGCTCACCTTCTCCAGCCCGTTGAGCACGGGGATGAGGAAGCGCACGTCCGGGACTCTCTTCTGGTACAGGTCCCTCACACGCCTCACCAGCTCCTGGGACGGGGGGACTAGAACACCACAAGTACAAAAGATTAAACTTGTCCAGCTTGTGCTGCAAAACCACGTCTGTCCACTTCCTTTATAAAACCTTGCCTGGAGACACCATTCTTTGAGAAGACGAGGCAACAGTAATACACAAAAAAATCGTAGTTTACACACAGTGCTAAAATCGCCATAAAAAAGCAGTTCTATCTTTGACATTTTATATTACGATCACCACTCTGACTAAGTAAGTTTTAGACAACTGAACAGACAGGAGATCTCTGCAGAACGTCAATGATTTACCGTTTGTAGTCTTGGCACGGCTGGAAACAACTGGCAGCTGAGCCCTCTATCAAAATCCATTATGAGAGAACAAGAAGACTATCCTTTGTACGAGCAACAGGAAGATGCATCCTTTACACAGTGCGGGACACGTGTCAGGAATGCTGTTCACGCCCAGGTTTCACGCGGGAATGCAGAATCTCGCAGTTCGCACAGTGCAGGCCAGGGCAGCTCTTGTAAGTCGTCAAGGAGCTCATTTTCAGTTCATTGTGCAATTTCTGGACCTGAACCACAAAAACTACCCAAGTCCAGGCAGGCAGGTACCTTTATCAGTGAGGATGTGCAGGCAGCGGGTCACAAGGGTCTCCGCCCCCTTCGGACAGTTCTCAACCAGCAGGAGCAGCTCCGGAGAGCTCATCCCCATCCCGCGGATCTGAAACAGCAGCACACAGGGCTGTTACTTAACATCACTGAGGCTATAACAGGTCAGAGTACTGTGGCTGTCCGACTGTGCCCTAAGGAGCTGGGTAAAAAAAACCTTGTGGAACATCACTGGAGACAACTGGACCATTTCAACCGTAATATGGGTCTGTAATGTGAGCCAAGGAAGGGTGACCCTTTCTTGAATACGAGAGATCAGTCACAGCTTTTGAATTTGGAGTACACAAGAACTATCCAACAACTGACAGAAAGAACATCAGGACATGTTGAATGGAAAGCACAGGAGCTGCAGGCTGCAGAGGAGCCGCACTTACAGGCTGTTCAATGACCCGCAGCACTGTGCGCTTGATGTCCGCGATGGCCTCCGTGTAGACCGACGCCAGCTCATGGATCAGTTTGTGGCTCAGGGGGAGGAGAGTTAGGTACAGGTACAGACACTGCTTCACCGTGTCCTCCGACCAGGGGGCTGCCACCTCTGCAACACAGGGGAAGCATTCCACGTCAAACCAACCACTGCTTCTACACTAGGCTTCAATATACCAGGGAAACACCCTTGGCTCTTGTGTGGAAATGGTAAAAGTCACTCTACAAATTAAGGATGTGATTTGGGATAGATTTCCCCTGTAACCGAATTTTGGGTACATACAAACAGTCTATGAACAGGATGTAGAACATTTTTGGGTGAATTACAGACGAGGAGACAGAAAGTATCCACTGTGGTAAAAAGTTACTGCACAGCGATTTATGACGGGCATTGCTGTGAGCTCAAATCAGACACACCCGAGATTCAGACCGTAATGGTTTGGAAATTCCACCATCTCCAACGTCAATCGCGTACAATAACCGTCGACACAAGCTGCTCGCTTCATGTGACAAGCACGCTGCTCATATGACGCTACGCAGAATAACGGAACAGCGGTGCGGCACAGGACTGCGCTCTCTGACCTGTATCCTGGTCGGCCCCGAACAGCATCGACGGAGGGTTGGGGTGGACGAGCAGCTGCATGTAGTTCAGGGCAAACTTCTCGATGTAATCACGCAGCTGGTCCTTCTCGTACATCCTCTTAATGAAGGTCAGTGCATGCGTGCGCacctaaaacacacacacgtgAAAGGGACTGCTCATACTTTCATTCAAATATTATCTGATCTACTTTGAAATCAGTGTGATCAATATTTTGCAGTtaacgattttttttttgctgcgtgAGTTCCAGCGTCACAGAcggtgcatctagtctgctgtaccccCTGCGTGATAAACATGCCTCCAGTTCTCAAAATGAACTTTCGCAGTTCTGCTACTGGCAACTATAACAGGAGGATGTATATCACTATCGCAGGGTAATCGTTCAGTAATTCAAGAACACTGCAAACCCTTGAATTAAATCTATATATGACAGTTTAATCAATTCTGaatacaaacacatttgaaaatatcaTCTAAAAACGCCATTAAAAAGTAAAAGGAAACCCTTTTAAGAACTGGAAAGACATGGTTTAACCTGAACTGCAGTAGGGTGACAAAGTGCGTCCATTTGGAGGAAATGCTAGAGGCTTTCTAAAGTATAAATAAACGTCAAACTATAAAGACCAGCAACAGTGTATCTAGAAATAGGCATATATTAGCAGAAAGCAGTCTGTGCAGCGGCAGCAGGCTTGGATACTCGTTCAAGCTCCCTTCACAATTCAGAACAGAGCTCCCCTTTAATGATTTGctgctctttcttttttcccTCCCAGGGTGGTGTAAAAACTAAACACCCCGAGCTTTGAATCTTCACCGTACCAAACATTACCTTGTCCTTCTCATGGGAGCTGAGGTCCAACAGCACGTGGAGGTACTGGAACTGCCTGGACGGGCGCTTGAAGATCAGGTCTCGCAGTGTGGTCATCCCCAGATACGCACGCGTCTGGGGCAGAAGCAGTTTCAACCACAGGACACACAGGTGGGGTTCAGACAGACACAAGTTAACACAACATGCTACCATTTTTCTAAATCCCTCCAGTGTAAGAATCCAGACCCACGATCCTCACCTCGTCCTCGCAGTATCTGCGGATCACTTCGAGGGCCGTCTCTGTTATCAGAGGAGCTTCCAGCACCAGCTTGGTAAACAGCCTGGCAACAGAAACAGCAGGGACGTCAAAGCAGCTTCACGAAGACTCACGCTACTGATCCAAGCAGAGGATCCAGTGAACAATGTATACAGGGAGTCCCAAAAGCCAGGCACCGTAGACATAAAAGCTAATATGGGTTGTCTCTATTTTTGTTCAGGTGTAAAACTTAGCAAAGAACAAATCCACATCATTTTGATGTGCGGTGCAGACAGTCAACAGGGTTATGGCTGGCTGATTCCCACAAACGGCATAATGTACGATGTTATTTATGATGTCTGTAGTGGGTCTAAATTTGCAAGATAAGGGGATCACAAGGGTCTGCCAAAACACGTCAATTAgaattattgaaaataatttacTGAACTACAGACGTCTTGGCTCATTTTGGTGCTTTTTCCAAACAATTTTGAATCATTAAAAACATCCCACACCGCCTAGGCAAGAGAGGATCATAACCTATGAATTACAGTTCCCTTACGCGCTGTCTGTCACACTCTCCACTGCGAACAGGCTAGCTGCTTTGGTTTTACACCAGGACAGACGTTTCGGATTTTGCTATAATCCGACAAACTTGTGATTTACATGAATCGCTAATGCTTGGGTACTGTGTGCTTATTACACCAATACGGAACTGCCTGTACACATCTGTGCTCCGTTTCGTCATCCAGAACAATGATTGTCTTTGAAAATGAAGTGTGACTAGGGTCCCTTCTGAAATGTCAGTTTTAAAGCACCGATGAGATACAGGCCAGACAGCTTACCCATCCCTCTGGTCGGGCTTCTCCTGCAGCCCGGAGAGCAGTCCGATGAGACACTCGTCGTAGCTGTCCAGTGAGCCGGAGGGGCAGTTGCTCAGGTAGGCGTTGTACTCCTGGTAAAGCAAGGCGAAGGCCAGGTCGCTGCGGTTCCGAATGTCCTCCAGCACGAAGTCCAGCACCTCCGCCTTCATGCTGCCCTCAAACTGAGTGACCAGACGGGACAGGATCTTCACACGCACCTGTACAGGGAGCAAGCACAGGCAGGGCTCAGCATCGGCCAAGGGGCATTGACTTAGCAGAatctggtacacacacacacactgtagatatATTCAATATGCACTATAATTATCTACGCTATAATTAAAAGAATTTAAAACATAAGGTTCTGTACAGAGTATTGTGCTATTTGTATTCAGAACATTTCAGTATGGTATGAATCTAATTACCTGCTTTTATTTCCCAAAGTGACATTAAGTGATATTAACAGGGTCTTGTCCCCATTAAATTTTGATAAGTGGAGGGTGACATTAACCCACTCTAATGTCACTTCACTTAATTCTTGTCTACAAACAGTCATCATTTTTAAACCAACAGTAACTTCAACTTCTCTTTCATTGCTATCTTGATATGTGTCGTAACTCAGAGCTGTATCCCATTAGAAAAGTACCACCGTGCTCTTGCTTTTGGCAACTTACATGGGACATCCCACTGCGAGCGATGGCCTTCTCCGATTGGAGAATGCGCTTGACTGACATGCTTGTCAGCTTCTCAACCTGAGTCTCCGACAGGGGCTGGATCACATCAGCCAATCGAAACACTTTCTTGCGCCCACCTACTCCCGATGTCCTTATGaagtaacaaacaaaaaggtgtaGGCAGATCAGAAGAGAGCAAATCCTTGACAGCCCAAGACTAGTGGATCTGGTGCATTACAATTTACAGCAGGGGGAGCTCAAGAAAAGATCTGCAGATAAGAACACTGCACAACATTACAGCTTGTAATTATGAACTTAAAATCAGGACTTATCTGCACTAACAATAACTAGGTAGGTAGATATTAAAAATGGAGAGAGTCCAGTTTTAGCATGGAAAATATAAAGGGTGTTTGATAAGCCAGTCTTCATAAGCATAACTCCTAATATCGGTCGCCTCTCTTTCTTTCAGATGTGAAAGAAAACAGATTGATGTGTGGTGCAGACAGTCAACTGGACTGAACAGAGAACATGCTAATGGGCATCTTGTACTGTCAATATTGCCTGACTGTGGgacacactgtatataaacacaattgCAATCCCAATTGCTTGGCAATTCAATTTTGAaaaactgcactgtgcaaatgATACAGAAATGCTGCACTGGGAATGGTGGCCCGGTCTGGCATACTTGGTCTGGGCAGTGGGTAAGATGGGCTCCGGGCGGCGCTTGGCGAgaggctcctcctcttcctctggcTTCCCGGAGTAGGCCCCCAGCACGGAGATGGCCTGGCCCATGGACAGCGCTGACAAACGCCTCTTGATCAGCACGCTCTCAGGCTTCAGCTCCACCTCCTCCTTCAGCGCTTCCTTAGCCAGCTTCATCTGCTCCACCCCTGAGACACACAGGGAGAAACACGTCAGGAATAAACACACTTCAGGAGGAACCTTCGtattgtgtcaaaaaaaaaaaaaaaagaaagttttgtaGCTTCCTTCAgacatttcagattgcatttggccaTTTTCCGTTAACCCTTCGTGGTCCTGTTTTTACAGCACACAAACTCAaggttaaataaaaaaggcaaggCAACCTGTAAATTATGGTCTTCGTTAATGAAATGTTAAGTTTTTAAAAGACAGCGGGGAGAGAGGGGTGTGCCGCGGTGGCAGCCGAGAACGTTCCTGTCGGCTCCAAAGAAATGCTTGAATAAAATCGTTGGGTCCCGACCGCAGATTTGTACCACGTGTACCTGGCCCGATGCCAGCAGAAGTCATCTGTGTGGCCATGAGACGGCCAAGATGTTTGATCTGCGAGTCGGTGCCGGCAGACTCCACTGGGGTGTAGGTGGCTTGGAAAGAGGCGGGCATCGTGTCAGGGAGATACACCATGCTGATCAACACCTACAACACAGCAGAGAGAAGTCTGAAAACAGCATCACTGTCCAACACATTTCAGTCAAAACTGATATACTTAATTCACCCACAAAAATCTATATTTCATAAACCAGAAGATATCTATTCAGAAGAAATCTATTGAAACCAAACATGTATCAGTTTCTGTTAATCTGATTTATTGTTAAACATCTTTAAATATAATCACATAGTACTCATGCTTAATATACAACTGGCTTACTACTGTAAACCTggcttttgtaaatgttattttggaGAACAGTTTAATGCTCTCATGGGGTATTTTAATAGTTAAAGCAATGTAGTGCTTTGATGTACAGTTTATTGTTATATTTCATTGCATTTCTTACGTTAGCCCCCTGTggcactattttatttttcaaaatgaacagTATGTACCGTTTCTGTATAATGCCACAAACAGGCCCTTCCCTTGCTAATATTTCAGCTACTTTATTCAACCAATATCTTAGGAGGCTTGGTGAAGGGAAGGGCTTGACAGCAGCAGGTCCCCAGTtc from Polyodon spathula isolate WHYD16114869_AA unplaced genomic scaffold, ASM1765450v1 scaffolds_84, whole genome shotgun sequence includes these protein-coding regions:
- the sympk gene encoding symplekin — its product is MEVRKFVIGFIEEACKRDNELLLKLIANLNMLLKDESVNVVKKVILTMTHLYKVALQWMVRLKVISDIQEACWEMVTTMKDEIMLMLDSENDGIRTHAIKFVESLIITLSSRTSDSEVPKRQENDISLERIPKDHCYIRHNSLRQEGTTALDQLLKFMVHPAISSINLTVALGSLATIARQRPMFMSEVIQAYETLHANLPPTLAKSQVSSVRKNLKLHLLSVLKHASSFEFHGQITTLLLDLGTQQQEIARNMPNLKDVRRRQRDEAEPGLKKIKTEPPLVEDDEDKDLDQAAAPLPKPSSAQGTQSAIDITAEFLLPLLNPENVANLVLISMVYLPDTMPASFQATYTPVESAGTDSQIKHLGRLMATQMTSAGIGPGVEQMKLAKEALKEEVELKPESVLIKRRLSALSMGQAISVLGAYSGKPEEEEEPLAKRRPEPILPTAQTKTSGVGGRKKVFRLADVIQPLSETQVEKLTSMSVKRILQSEKAIARSGMSHVRVKILSRLVTQFEGSMKAEVLDFVLEDIRNRSDLAFALLYQEYNAYLSNCPSGSLDSYDECLIGLLSGLQEKPDQRDGLFTKLVLEAPLITETALEVIRRYCEDETRAYLGMTTLRDLIFKRPSRQFQYLHVLLDLSSHEKDKVRTHALTFIKRMYEKDQLRDYIEKFALNYMQLLVHPNPPSMLFGADQDTEVAAPWSEDTVKQCLYLYLTLLPLSHKLIHELASVYTEAIADIKRTVLRVIEQPIRGMGMSSPELLLLVENCPKGAETLVTRCLHILTDKVPPSQELVRRVRDLYQKRVPDVRFLIPVLNGLEKKEVIQALPKLIKLNPVVVKEVFNRLLGTQHSEGSSTVSPLTPGELLVSLHNIDSTRCDMKSIIKATNLCFGEKNVYTSEVLAVVMQHLMEQSPLPMLLMRTVIQSLTMYPRLSGFVMNILSRLIIKQVWKYPKVWEGFIKCCQRTKPQSFAVLLQLPPPQLSSVFDKCPELRDPLLVHVHSFTPHQQAHIPRSIMTVLEANLKPDQESPEPKEHDEPVGGEGAPRATLPDVIAARLEQEKELKRQLEEEHQRVKGHPAELGATELGEAMELREEGAANEDSALILNSSQEDAALGVKDNQKAISSETVKDSDKLVLDQVEPMDEPLADSSPTTSQSQEAMEQGEGGGLTEDLLAPHKEMEVNVVE